In a single window of the Nodularia spumigena CCY9414 genome:
- the ftsZ gene encoding cell division protein FtsZ, translating into MTLDNKQGLTYKNSPSVGQQGFPLAVNSTNPFNNSGLNFGQNHDSKKMSTENSRIGEIVPGRVANIKVIGVGGGGGNAVNRMIESDVSGVEFWSINTDAQALTLAGAPSRLQIGQKLTRGLGAGGNPAIGQKAAEESRDEIATALEGADLVFITAGMGGGTGTGAAPIVAEVAKEMGALTVGVVTRPFVFEGRRRTSQAEQGIEGLKSRVDTLIIIPNNKLLEVIPEQTPVQEAFRYADDVLRQGVQGISDIITIPGLVNVDFADVRAVMADAGSALMGIGVSSGKSRAREAAIAAISSPLLECSIEGARGVVFNITGGSDLTLHEVNAAAEAIYEVVDPNANIIFGAVIDDRLQGEVRITVIATGFTGEIQAPPTQNVTNARVAPTPKRSTPQPQAVNPPTPVAEPKEKTGLDIPDFLRNRRTPRN; encoded by the coding sequence ATGACACTTGATAATAAGCAAGGGCTTACCTATAAAAATTCCCCATCTGTGGGACAGCAGGGGTTTCCGCTAGCAGTTAACTCGACTAACCCCTTTAACAACTCTGGGCTGAACTTTGGACAAAATCATGACAGTAAAAAGATGTCTACGGAAAATAGTCGTATTGGTGAGATTGTTCCGGGTCGGGTTGCCAACATCAAAGTAATTGGTGTGGGTGGTGGAGGTGGAAATGCGGTTAACCGCATGATTGAGTCTGATGTTTCAGGAGTAGAGTTTTGGTCAATCAACACTGATGCTCAAGCTTTGACTTTGGCAGGTGCGCCGAGTCGATTGCAAATTGGACAGAAACTCACACGAGGTTTAGGCGCAGGTGGTAATCCTGCCATTGGTCAAAAGGCAGCTGAAGAATCACGAGACGAAATTGCTACGGCTTTAGAAGGTGCTGACTTAGTATTTATCACTGCTGGGATGGGAGGCGGTACGGGGACAGGTGCAGCGCCGATTGTGGCAGAAGTCGCAAAAGAAATGGGCGCTCTGACTGTGGGTGTTGTTACACGTCCATTTGTTTTTGAAGGTCGCCGCCGCACTAGCCAAGCCGAACAAGGTATTGAAGGGTTAAAAAGTCGAGTAGATACGCTGATTATTATCCCCAACAATAAGTTGCTGGAGGTCATACCAGAGCAAACGCCTGTACAAGAAGCTTTTCGCTATGCAGATGATGTGTTGCGTCAAGGTGTCCAAGGTATTTCCGATATTATTACCATCCCCGGCTTGGTAAATGTTGACTTTGCTGATGTCAGAGCCGTGATGGCAGATGCTGGATCGGCATTGATGGGGATAGGAGTCAGTTCCGGGAAATCAAGAGCGAGAGAAGCGGCGATCGCGGCTATTTCTTCGCCGTTATTAGAATGTTCTATTGAAGGAGCTAGAGGAGTTGTATTTAATATTACTGGTGGCAGTGATCTCACATTACATGAGGTGAATGCTGCTGCTGAAGCAATATACGAAGTTGTTGATCCCAATGCCAATATTATTTTTGGGGCGGTAATTGATGACAGGCTCCAAGGTGAGGTGAGAATTACTGTAATTGCTACTGGGTTTACTGGTGAAATACAAGCACCACCAACCCAAAATGTGACTAATGCGAGAGTAGCACCTACTCCCAAACGGTCAACGCCACAGCCACAAGCAGTTAATCCCCCCACACCAGTTGCGGAACCTAAAGAAAAAACGGGATTGGATATTCCAGACTTTCTGCGAAATCGCCGGACACCAAGAAATTAA